The Nisaea sp. DNA window CAGCTGGAGAGAATGCCAGGACTGACCGAGCTTCTGGACTGGGCCGCCGAGCACAGTCTGAAAACCGCCGTGGTAACCAACGCTCCACGCGCGAATGCGGATCTGATGCTGCGCGCTCTTGGCCTCGCGGACCGCTTCGACGCAATTGTTGTCGCGGAAGAAGTGCCCTTGGGTAAACCGGACCCGGGACCTTATCTGGAAGGCCTGTCCCGCATCGGCTGCACGGCAGAGGCGGCAATCGGGTTCGAGGATTCGCCAAGCGGGCTGACCGCGCTGATCGGCGCCGGCGTCTTTTCAGTCGCAATTACCGGTGCGGGCGATCCAGCTCCACTCATCGGGGCTGATCTCTTAATTGACGACTTCCGGTCGCCCGCGCTTCAATCGCTTCGTCACGTCATCCTCAAGCCGGACCCCTCATAACAGCCCGTTCCGGAAGCGGCCCAAGCCAATCGGCTCCTATGTGCCGCGTGTTGGACCACGAGCCCGGATATTTGCATTTCCAGCGGCATTGCCGGAAGGTGTGCGGCATTGACGGAACGACATGTCGTCACAACCAGTTGAGAGAGGCTTTGCGTGCGCATACTCCTGATTGAGGATGAGCATCATCTTGGTGCGGCTGTCCAGGAGCAGCTTCGAAGCGAGAGCCATGCCGTCGACTGGGTGCAGACGCTGGCCGATGCAGACGCGGCGGCTGTCGCAACGGACTACGATCTCTTGCTTCTGGATCTGAATCTGCCGGACGGAAATGGCATTGATCTGCTCAAGTCCATGCGTGAGCGGGGTAGTAGCTGCCCTGTTCTCATTCTTACCGCACAAGACCAGATCAGCGACCGGATCGCAGGCCTTAACGCCGGTGCGGACGATTACCTTGTAAAACCCTTCGACCTGGAAGAGCTGTCGGCGCGCATTCATGCGGTGATCAGACGTTATGTTGGAAATCTGAAGCAGGTTGTCGATTTCGGTGACGTTTCGGTCGATATTACGGCCAAGCTGGTTCGAAAGAACGGTGAGGAAATTGCTCTCACGCGGCGGGAATGGGCGATACTCGACCAGCTCTCGCGCCGGCCCGGCACGGTCATATCGAAGGAAAAGTTTGAGGAAGCGCTCTACGAGTTCGGCGAGGAAGTCGAAAGCAACGCCGTGGAGGTGCATATCAGCCGTTTAAGGAAAAAGCTCGGCGCCGAGTTGATCAACACGCAGCGGGGCGTGGGCTACAATCTGGTGATCTGAATATGGCACGATGGAGCCTTACGCAGCGATTGACTGTCCGCCTGAGCGCGGCTCTCGCACTCCTCTGGATCGCGGCGGCGGTAACGACCGCGTTTGTTATCCGGTACGAATTCAACGAAGTATTCGACAGCGCACTTCAGGAAATCGCACAGCGATTGTTGCCACTTGCGGTCGAAGACCTGAAGGAGCGAGGCGAGCCCGTGGAATGGTCGCGCGAGATCCGCGAAGAGATCGTTGTCGCAGAGCATGAAGAATACCTCATATACCAGATCCGGGCATCAGACGGCCGCGTGCTCATCCGTTCGCACGATGCGCCGAAGCAGGGTTTCAAGACACCCCTGACCCCAGGCTACGCGAACCGGAATGGCTGGCGCGTCTATACCGAGCCGAGTGCCGGTCAGGATGTCTTCATCCAGGTCGCCGAAGCCCTGGATCACCGTGACGAAGCACTCTTCAATCTGGTGCTTACCCTGACGGCGCCTTTGTTCGTGTTGTTGCCCCTTTCCGCCTTCATCGTTCGCTGTTTCGTTCTGGGAACGCTACGTCCGATTACAAGCGTCCGCGCGTCGATCGCTTCTCGCGGAGGCGGTAACACAGCGCCTATCGACGATGAATCACTCCCGCAGGAACTGAGCCCGATCGTGGAAGATGTAAATCGGTTGCTGGAACGCCTGCAGAAATCACTGCAGGCGGAACGCGCCTTTGCCTCAAGCAGCGCTCATGAGCTGCGCACACCCGTGGCCTCTGCCTTGGCGCAGGTATCCCGCCTCAAGGCTGACCTTCAGCAGCATCCGGCAACGGATCGGGTTAGACGGATCGAAGAGATCCTTCGTGAGCTTGGTGGCCTGGTCGAGAAGCTGCTGCAGCTTTCAAGAGCAGAAGCCGGGGTGGCCCTGAAACGCGAGCCGATGAAACTCGGCTACGTCGCACAGTATCTCGTGGATGAATTCGACCGCAAGACACCCTATGCAGGGCTGGTGAAGCTCGTCAATGAGACCCACGAAGAAGGTCAGGATGTTGTAGAGACCGATCTCGATGCGCTCGCGATCGCCCTCCGGAACCTGATTGAAAATGCCTTGGTTCACGGCGCGAAGGATTGCACGGTGATCGTGCTGATCGGGAAAGACCGTTCGATTCGGGTGATCAACGAAGGCGCGGTCGTTCCCGGTGAGAAATTGTCTCACCTGACGGACCGGTTTTCCCGCGGCCGTTCCAGATCCGAAGGCAGCGGTCTCGGGCTCGCGATCGTGAAGACGATCGTGGAGCAGGCTGGAGGAACGCTCGAACTCCGGTCCCCGGCGACCGGACGCAATGACGGGTTCGAGGCGATCATCCGCTTTTAGTAACCCAACCGTTTTTTTTCAAAGCTGTCAGGTTCACGTCAGGTTTGCGTGAGAGTGTTACACGCTATACGGCGACTCTCGTCGCGAATGGAGCCGAGGAGAAACTAATGGCTAGCTTCGACGAACTCGATGACGACTGGAACGAAAAGTTGTTCGCAGAACTCGCCCATGACGACGACGACGACGACGATGATGAAGATGATCATTACGACCATCTTTATGATAGCGATGACGATGACGATGACGATGATGATGATCTGGATGATGACCATCTGGAAGGGCACGAAGGTCATGACGATCTGTATGGCGGCATCGGCTCGGACTTGTTGTATGGCCGAAACGGCGATGATGATCTCTACGGCGAAGCCGACGATGACATCATCTACGGCAACACTGGCTCCGATCACCTCGACGGAGATGATGGGTACGACATTCTCTACGGGGGACAAGACAACGATACCGTCCTCAGCGGGAACGGCGACGATTTTGCCTATGGCAACTTCGGCGATGACACGCTG harbors:
- a CDS encoding HAD family phosphatase translates to MQGGILRGTSKRPVPLRLDALLFDLDGTLVDTTELHVAATNAALATFDRRISRQEYEEHLHGGANDDTRHFLFPDDPEGKGRDYVELKEQLFRNSVVQLERMPGLTELLDWAAEHSLKTAVVTNAPRANADLMLRALGLADRFDAIVVAEEVPLGKPDPGPYLEGLSRIGCTAEAAIGFEDSPSGLTALIGAGVFSVAITGAGDPAPLIGADLLIDDFRSPALQSLRHVILKPDPS
- a CDS encoding response regulator transcription factor, whose amino-acid sequence is MRILLIEDEHHLGAAVQEQLRSESHAVDWVQTLADADAAAVATDYDLLLLDLNLPDGNGIDLLKSMRERGSSCPVLILTAQDQISDRIAGLNAGADDYLVKPFDLEELSARIHAVIRRYVGNLKQVVDFGDVSVDITAKLVRKNGEEIALTRREWAILDQLSRRPGTVISKEKFEEALYEFGEEVESNAVEVHISRLRKKLGAELINTQRGVGYNLVI
- a CDS encoding ATP-binding protein; translation: MARWSLTQRLTVRLSAALALLWIAAAVTTAFVIRYEFNEVFDSALQEIAQRLLPLAVEDLKERGEPVEWSREIREEIVVAEHEEYLIYQIRASDGRVLIRSHDAPKQGFKTPLTPGYANRNGWRVYTEPSAGQDVFIQVAEALDHRDEALFNLVLTLTAPLFVLLPLSAFIVRCFVLGTLRPITSVRASIASRGGGNTAPIDDESLPQELSPIVEDVNRLLERLQKSLQAERAFASSSAHELRTPVASALAQVSRLKADLQQHPATDRVRRIEEILRELGGLVEKLLQLSRAEAGVALKREPMKLGYVAQYLVDEFDRKTPYAGLVKLVNETHEEGQDVVETDLDALAIALRNLIENALVHGAKDCTVIVLIGKDRSIRVINEGAVVPGEKLSHLTDRFSRGRSRSEGSGLGLAIVKTIVEQAGGTLELRSPATGRNDGFEAIIRF
- a CDS encoding calcium-binding protein — its product is MASFDELDDDWNEKLFAELAHDDDDDDDDEDDHYDHLYDSDDDDDDDDDDLDDDHLEGHEGHDDLYGGIGSDLLYGRNGDDDLYGEADDDIIYGNTGSDHLDGDDGYDILYGGQDNDTVLSGNGDDFAYGNFGDDTLDGGAGNDWLHGGRDNDTIDGGDGNDVVNGGRHDDQLTGGAGADTFVFAGQSGQDTVYDFAPDNGDVIAWDPIDVEGDANDGPESAQELLSRVTENENGDAVIALGGDNTVTLIGVAPSDLSAADFLII